TCGCAGCACCGGCTGGAACGCGTGGCCATCATCGACTTCGACGTGCACCACGGCAACGGCACCGAGGAAATCTTCAAGGACGACCCGCGCGTGCTGATGGTGTCCACCTTCCAGCACCCGTTCTATCCCTACTGCGGCGATGTACCGCTGGGTGACAATATGCTCAACGTGCCGCTAAAGGCCGGCAGCAGCGGCCGCGAGTTCCGCGAAGCGGTGGAATACCAGTGGCTGCCGCGGCTGCACGAGTTCCAGCCGCAGATGATCTTCATATCCGCCGGCTTCGATGCCCACCGCGAGGACGATATGGGTTCGCTGGGGCTGGTGGAAGCCGACTACGAGTGGGTAACCCGCCAGCTGATGCTGGTAGCCGCCCAGCACTGCCAGGGTCGCATCGTGTCGGCACTGGAAGGCGGTTACGACCTGTCGGCGCTGGCACGCAGCGTTACTGCGCATGTGAAGGTGCTGTCGGACGGCTAGTCCCGCGGCAACAGCAGCAAGACAGAACGGCACCCTCGGGTGCCGTTGTCGTTTCAGCGTGGCCGCAACCACTGCGGGTGGCGCCAGTACAGCCAGCGCTGCCGCCAGCGTGGCAGGTGGTCGATGAATACCCGTCCGGCCAGATGATCCAGCTCATGCTGGATGGCCACTGCCAGGAAATCGGCAGCCTTGATTTGCTGCCAGCTGCCATCCGCCCCCTGCGCCCGCAGCGTGATGCGGTTGGCGCGGCCAACCTTGCCGCGCACGCCGGGCAGCGACAGGCAGCCCTCGGTGTTGACGTCGTAGCCGCTGCTGTCCAGCAATTGCGGGTTGATCAGCACCAGCGGCGCATCGCGGTTATCGCTGACATCCAGCACCGTCACCGCCAGGCTGATGCCCAGCTGCGGCGCGGACAGCCCTACCGCGTTGCGGGAGGCGTACAGGGTATCGGCCAGGTCGGCCAGCAGCGGCAGCACGGCAGCGATGTCGCCTACCGGGCGTGCCGGCTGGCGCAGGCAGGGGTCTGCCAGGGAAACAATGGGGCGAACAGGCATGACGGGCACCGGCAGCCCGATCGCGCTGCGTACCGCCCCGGCACGCAGCGCAGCGGCAACTCAGGGCTGGCTGGAGTTGCCGGAAGACGATTTGCCGATCTTGTCTTCCTGGCCGGTCAGCAGCTTGATCAGGTTGGATTTATGACGATGGATCACCAGAATCGCAATGATGATGCAGCTGCCGAAGTACACGCTTTGCGGCCCGACAATAAAGTAGGCATAAACCGGCACCAGCACGCAGGCGGTAATGGCGGACAGCGAGGAGATCTTCACCACGAAGGCCATGAACAGCCAGGTGGCTACTGCCGCCAGCGCCAGCCATACGTTGAAGGCGAACAGCACGCCCACCGCGGTGGCCACGCCCTTGCCGCCCTTGAAGCCGAAGAACACCGGCCACATGTGACCGATCAGCACCGCGAGGCCGGCCATCGCCACCCCCTGCTCGCTCAAGCCGTAGGCCGGGCCGAAGGCATGTACCAGCGCCACCGCCACCCAACCCTTGAGGCCATCCCCCAGCAGCGTCAGCGCCGCCGCCAGCTTCTTGCCACTGCGCAGCACATTGGTGGCGCCGGGGTTTTTCGAGCCGTAGGTACGCGGGTCGTCCATGCCCATAAACTTGGACACGATCACGGCAAAGGACAGGGAGCCCAGCAGGTAGGCGCCCAAAATGAAGGCAAATGCTGTTGTGGTCATGTCTTATCCACTAGAATGCAAGGCTTGGCATTTTACGGTATCGGGCACTAAACCCAAAGCCCGCGACGATGGACATCATTTACTTGCGCGAAGTGCGCGCCGAAACAGTGATTGGCGTGTACGACTGGGAGCGCACCGCGTCCCAAACCGTCCTGCTGGACATTGAATACGGCATTCCCAGCGAAGTGCCCTGCCACAGCGACGACATCGGCGACACCATTCACTACGGCGAAGTGGTGGAGCGCGTGCGCGACTCTCTGGCCGAACAGCATTTCCTGCTGATCGAAGCCCTGGCCGAACACATCGCCCGCATCGTGCGCGAGGAGTTCGGCGCGCCGTGGGTGAAGGTGGCGGTAACCAAGCTGAACATCCTGCCCGACGTGAAGCACGTCGGCGTGATGATAGAACGCGGCCACCGCCCGCACTGAAATAGCGCCGCCGCAAAGCACATGGCCCGCGATAACGCGGGCCATTTGTCTTGTCGGGCCATTTGTCTTGTCAGGCCAGGTACGCAGCACTACCACGCCAGCTTCCAGCGCACTTCCGCCCGATGCGGGTCCAGCTTCAGTAACAGCCGTGCCTTGTTA
This Vogesella sp. LIG4 DNA region includes the following protein-coding sequences:
- the def gene encoding peptide deformylase, yielding MPVRPIVSLADPCLRQPARPVGDIAAVLPLLADLADTLYASRNAVGLSAPQLGISLAVTVLDVSDNRDAPLVLINPQLLDSSGYDVNTEGCLSLPGVRGKVGRANRITLRAQGADGSWQQIKAADFLAVAIQHELDHLAGRVFIDHLPRWRQRWLYWRHPQWLRPR
- the plsY gene encoding glycerol-3-phosphate 1-O-acyltransferase PlsY, which encodes MTTTAFAFILGAYLLGSLSFAVIVSKFMGMDDPRTYGSKNPGATNVLRSGKKLAAALTLLGDGLKGWVAVALVHAFGPAYGLSEQGVAMAGLAVLIGHMWPVFFGFKGGKGVATAVGVLFAFNVWLALAAVATWLFMAFVVKISSLSAITACVLVPVYAYFIVGPQSVYFGSCIIIAILVIHRHKSNLIKLLTGQEDKIGKSSSGNSSQP
- the folB gene encoding dihydroneopterin aldolase, which translates into the protein MDIIYLREVRAETVIGVYDWERTASQTVLLDIEYGIPSEVPCHSDDIGDTIHYGEVVERVRDSLAEQHFLLIEALAEHIARIVREEFGAPWVKVAVTKLNILPDVKHVGVMIERGHRPH